Proteins encoded in a region of the Raphanus sativus cultivar WK10039 chromosome 8, ASM80110v3, whole genome shotgun sequence genome:
- the LOC130498503 gene encoding serine/threonine-protein kinase ATG1t-like, translating into MTTMDEYKAKSKLSESSTSTVWLAKHMPTGEEAVMKCFHLSKLNHNLRTCLENELEFLSSVHHPNIIRLLQVLHDKDLLVMILEYCDGGTLSSYIKRHGRVEEHIAKRFMKQIGAGLEIIHDNHIIHRDLKPENIIIAGSGDESVLKIADFSLSRKLLPGKYLETVCGSPFYMAPEVLQFQRYNEKADMWSVGAILFELLHGYPPFGGRNNVQVLRNIKSSLSLPFSRSIVQQLHPDCIDVCSRLLSTNPVTRLSFDEFYKHKFFSIW; encoded by the exons ATGACGACGATGGATGAATACAAAGCGAAATCGAAGCTGAGCGAGAGCTCAACCTCCACGGTCTGGCTAGCGAAGCACATGCCAACCGGAGAAGAAGCGGTGATGAAGTGCTTCCATCTCTCGAAGCTCAATCACAATCTCAGAACCTGTTTGGAAAACGAGCTCGAGTTTCTCTCTTCGGTCCATCACCCCAACATCATCCGCCTCCTCCAAGTTCTCCACGACAAGGATCTACTCGTCATGATTCTCGAGTATTGCGACGGTGGAACTTTATCATCTTACATTAAGCGTCACGGGAGGGTTGAAGAACATATCGCCAAGAGATTCATGAAGCAAATTG GAGCTGGTTTAGAAATCATTCATGATAACCACATTATCCATAGGGATCTTAAACCGGAG AACATTATAATAGCTGGATCAGGTGATGAATCTGTGTTGAAGATAGCTGATTTTAGTCTTTCAAG AAAGCTGCTTCCGGGAAAGTATCTAGAGACGGTGTGTGGTTCTCCGTTTTACATGGCTCCCGAAGTTCTTCAGTTTCAGAGATACAATGAAAAG GCTGACATGTGGAGTGTAGGAGCGATTCTATTCGAGCTTCTTCATGGTTATCCACCTTTTGGTGGTAGGAACAATGTTCAG GTTTTAAGGAACATCAAGTCTAGTTTATCTCTTCCTTTCTCTCGGTCGATTGTTCAGCAGTTGCATCCAGATTGCATTGACGTGTGTTCAAGGCTGCTCTCTACTAACCCAG TTACTCGTCTCTCATTTGATGAATTCTACAAACATAAGTTCTTCAGTATCTGGTGA